The following is a genomic window from Verrucomicrobiia bacterium.
ATTCGGACCATTTTAATGCAGGGGCTGGGGCTGGTCACTTTAGTTTTGGGGGTGCGGATGATTTTGGCCGCCGAGGGCTCTAATGCCGTGATAAAAGTGGCCGGCGCGTTGCTTCTGGGCGGAATCGCCGGGGAACTTTTGAAAATCGAGCAGGGGCTGGAGAAAGTTGGGGACTATCTTAAAAATAAGATGCAATCCGAGTCCGCCACCTTCGTTTTGGGTTTCGTTTCCGCCTCACTCCTTTTTTGCGTGGGGCCGATGACCATTGTCGGTTCCATCGAAGACGGGGTGCGGGGGGACGCCTCGATTCTCTACACCAAATCGATTATGGATGGGGTGGCGGCGGTAGCCCTCGCGTCCAGTTTGGGGGTGGGAGTGTTCTTTTCGGCCTTGACTGTTTTGATTATCCAAGGCGGGCTGACCCTTTTAGGTGCGCAGCTTTCCGTCTTGTCCGGGTCAGCGGTTATCAACAACCTGACTTCCACCGGGGGAGCGATGATTCTGGGAATTTCGTTCAAGCTTTTGAACATTGCTGCCGTGCGGGTGGGGAATTTTCTGCCGGCTCTGGTTCTGGTCGTTTTGTTCTCGCTGTGGTTTTAAAGAAAGCCCCGGAGCTGTTCTTCCGGGGCTTTCCGGTCTGGTTGATTTAGCAACAAGTACCGCCGCCGCAGCAGCCGGGACCGCAACAATCCTGCATCTTTAATCACCTCCTTATACGTTTTACCAATGATTGTTATATGCGCATATATGCATATATTATTGTAAAAAATTTTCTATTTATTTTTCTGCTCTACGAAATCCACCACCGGCTGGCAGCAGGCAAAGCTGGAGAAAAAGCCGACGCAGCAGGCCTTCAAGTTCGGTTCCGAGAGGCGGTAAAAGACGTTTTGGCCTTTTTTATCCGCGTCCACCAGCCCCGCGTTTTTAAGAACCGCCAGGTGGCGGGAGATGGTGGGCTGGGAAAGGTTGAAGAAGTCCACGATTTCCGTCACCGAGCGGGGTTTTCCCTCCAGCATCAGCACAATCTTTTGCCGGGTGGGGTCGGAGAGGGCCTTGAAAACCGGCGCGTAGCGCCGGGCGGTTTGTTCGGCTCTGGCTTTCATATTCTTCGATATCTATATACGCATATATCTATAAAAGGTTTGAATTTTTTTAATTTTTTTTTCAGATTCGGGAGGCCTTTGGGCAGGAAGCGGATTTCACATAAAAGGATAGGGGTTGCGCCGGATTGTGCTCTTGGGACGGGTTTTAACCCATTGTCTCCAAGCCGGAAATTCACAACGAAAGAATTTGGCAAAGGGGTTGCTTTCAGTCCCAGTTTCGAGAATAATGCTTGACATTTCGGGGCGGGATAGTACCTTGTATAGCAACGAAAGGAGTTTTGCCGGGAAGGTTTAGGTAACGGTTTGTCGGCCTGCAACGGGCATCAAAAGGCCGCTTAAAATTGGGAAACATAGCCGATAGGGCGACAAACCCCTTTTCGGCTTTTTTGTTTATGGGAAAACGACTGACTCTTTTGATCATCACGGCGCTGGCGGCGGGGATTACGCAGGCCGCGGAATACGAGGATATTGAAATCGTGCGGGCAGATGAAAAAGGGATTTTGTTTGAGTATAAGCCGGCCAATGTGCGGCTGGAATTGGCGGAAGGGTTTGACTCAGCCACTACCGGAAAACAGACCAAGAAGCTGGGCATCAGCAATTGTGCCCGGACCGCGGCGAGTGGAGGATACGATTTGCCGGTGCGGGTAGTTCTGATTGGGATCCCGCCCGATGCCCGTCCCGAGGTTACGGCTTTGGCCGGCGGAGAAATTGAAGTGGCTGTTTCCAACCCGGCGAAAAACGGCCGGCCGATTGACAGAGAAAACCTAATGGCAATGGATAATTACGACTTGAACGAAGAGAGAATGGGTATGGAAAGCCGGGTGATTCCCGACCGGCCGTTCTGGATTGGGAACCAACGGGTATTGCGGCTAAAACTGTTTCCGGCCCGGTACGATGAGGCCGCCGGGGTTTACCGGGTGGCCGAAAAACTTCAGGTAGAAGTCCGCATGAATTCACTGGAACGGTTTGTTTCGAGTTCCACCTCCAACTCTTGGGAAAAGGTTTTGAGAAACGGGGTTTTGAATTACGAACAGGCAAAAGCATTTCGCGGCCGTCCGGAGGCAAGCGGCAAACTGGCCAAAGCGGCGGCATTCAGTTCTCCATTTGGCCAGTCTTCCAATTGGGTGAAGGTGATTTTTTCAGAAAACGGCATTTATCGTATCGACCGGAATATGCTTGCTGCGGCAGGTGTGTCCGTTACCTCCATCGACCCTCGCACGATTCGCATGTTCTGCCAAGGAGGGCGGGCACTGCCGGCGTTCAACAACATTCCCCGCCCCCAATGGCACGAGTTGACGATTGAGGTGGCGGGGGAACAAGACGGCATCTTTGATGCCGGTGATCAAATTCGATTTTACGGATGGAGTGCGGAGGGGTGGGATTACGACACGCTTAGCGGAGCTTTTTCGTTCGGCAAAAACAATTACACCACCGCGCAGGTTTTTTGGCTGACTTGGGGTGGAACTTTTGCTGGTTCGGCTTTGCGCGCCGGCAGTCAGGATGTTACACCGACGGGCACGTCACCTGTTGTAACTTCATTTCCGGCCCGTTTTCATCTGGAGTCGGACCGACTGCTGGCGACGGACAACTTGGGGGAGATTAGCGACTATTACAACTGGTACGGCGGCAAAGGGACGAACCAATCCTATTTTTTCAACCTACCGGAAATGGTTGCCGGTTTTGACACGGTTGGAGTGAAACATCTTTCTGCTGGAGTCTCCCTGCGTGTCAATGGAGTTTCAGCTTTCCCCATCGGCCCCAGTTTGGGCCTTACCCGCTTCGAAACCGGTGCGCTAAAAACGGGTCTGAACCGGGTGGATTTGACGCTTGGAACCATGGGGAACGGATTCAGCCATTTTGATTTTCTCGAAGCCCAGTACAGCCGGACGCCGGCATATTCCGCCCCACTTTTTGAGTTTGAGACGCCATCGAGTCCCGGGATGGTGGAATTTCAAATCGGCGGCTCGCCTGCAAATTTTGTCCTTTGGGACGTGACCAACCGACTCGTTCCCGCCGTTTTAACGGGAGGGGTACGGGACGGTTCGGGGGTTTTGTCTTTTGATGTGGATGCAACTGCGAAGCGGCTTTTTGTTCTCACCTCAACGGCTGATTACAAGACACCGACTCTTTCCTGGCAGCGACAACCGCCGGTGGACTTGACGGTGGCGAACACTCAAGGAGAATTCATCCTCATCGCGCCGGCGGCCTTCCGGTCCGCGCTTTCCGGATATGCCGCCCACCGGGCTTCCGTTAGCGGGCTTGACGTTCAGCAAATTGATGTGGAGCAGATTTACAACAACTTTTCTGGCGGGTTGCCGGACCCCGTGGCCGTTCGCGACTTTCTCAAATTTGCGCGGGAGAACTGGAGCGACCCCAAGCCCCGCTTTGTGCTTCTGGCCGGGGACGCGACCTACGATTTCCGCAATATCCTGGGCACTGGAACGGTCAATTTTGTTCCGCCGTTTATCGTGGATCAGGCCTTTGACGCCTCCAGCAACTCGGACGAGGGTTTTTTGTATTTCGGCAATCCCGGTATCCTGGATTCAGCCGACCAGTTTCTGGATATGACCATTGCCCGCTGGCCGGTGAAGAACGTTTCCGAATTGCAAATCATAGCGGACAAGATACGCAACTACGAGGCGTCCCCGGAATATGGAAATTGGAGAAACCGGGTGACGTTGGTGGCGGATGACGAATTTGCCGGAGCTTCCCAAACGCAGGGATTTCATACCAGCCAGGCGGAGGAGATGGCAAACCGGCACCTGCCGTTTGTTTTTGACCGGAATAAGATTTATCTGTTCGACTATCCCTTCGACGGGCTGCGGCACAAACCGGAGGCGGAGGAGGCGATTGTAAAGGCCTGGAACGAAGGGCATCTTTTGATTGATTACATCGGCCACGGAAACCCGAACGTCTGGGCGCACGAGCGGGTTTTCAAACGGGAGGAGGATGTTCCCCGTCTGTTTAACGGCGGCAGGCTTCCTTTGGTATATGCCGCTTCCTGTGAAATTAACACCTTTGTCGAACCGCTGGCGGAAGGGATGGGGGAGGATTTGATGAAAAATCCGAACGGCGGCGCGGTGGCAGTGATTGCCGCCGTGCGGGTGGTTTTTGCCGGGGCCAACACCGATTTGAACAACAAGGTTTTTGATTTATTGTTTGCCTCGGATTCCCTTTCCATCGGGGAGGCGTTTTATCTGGCGAAGCTTTTAAGGCAGCCCAATACGAACGACCGGCGCTATCTGCTTTTTGGCGACCCGGCGATGCATCTGGCCCGGCCGGCGCACAACATCCGGCTGTCCGCACCCGATTCCCTTTCCGCTTTGGAAGTATCCCTTGTTTCCGGCGAAATAACCGACACGGCAGGCAATGTTCTCACCGGCTTCAACGGGACTGTGGCGCTTTCCGTGTTTGACGGGCTGCGCTTCAAATCCCATCCCCTCGCCGGCGCGCCGGAAATACGGGTGGATTATGCGCTTCCCGGAAACATGATTTACCGGGGGGAAGCCTCCGTGTCGGCCGGAAGCTTTCAATTACAGTTCGTCGTACCCAAGGACATCGGCTATGGTTCGCGCACCGGGCGAATATCAGCCTATGCCTGGAACAATGCAGGAGATGCCGCCGGGAACCGGGATTCGATCCCCCTTTCCGGTTCAGCTTTGGCCTCCACCGATACGGCCGGCCCGGCCATCCGGCTGGTCACGGTGGGCGGCGCCTCCCTTAAGCCGGGGGAACCGGTTTCGACCGGGGTCACCCTGCGCGTTTTGCTGGAAGATTCGTCCGGGATCAACATCACCGGCGACCCGGCTCATACAATTACGGCAGAATTCGATTTTCCCTCCGGCATTAGTTTCGATTTGACGGGAATTTTCCGCTACGAAGCCGGTTCCTTCTCCCGGGGTGAGGCCGCTTTCACCGTGCCGGAGCTCCCTGCAGGACCACATACCTTGCGCATCAAAGCATGGGACGGGGCCAACAATTCCGCCGTTTTGGAAATGCCGCTGGAAGTGGTCGCCGCGGAAAAACTCAAACTGGCGGGTGTTTTGAACTATCCCAATCCAATGAAAGATATGACCAATTTCTGCTACACCCTTTCGGCCGCAGCAGATGAGGTCGTCGTTGAAATTTTTTCGCTGGCGGGACGGGCGATACGAACCATCCGCTCCACGGCCACCCGAGCCGGCTACAATTTTGACACCACCTGGGACGGACGGGACAACGACGGAGACCGGGTGGCCTCGGGCGTTTACATCTATAAAATCCGCGCCCGGCAGGCCTCCAAAGAAACCGAAGAGTTCGGCAAATTAGTAGTCATGCGATGAAAATAAAAAGGAAACCAATAAGGGAGGTTTTAATGAAAAGGGTGCTTTTCTTGGGATTGGTCACCACCTTGTCTGTTCTGATGGAAACCCAGACGGTCTGGGCTTCTTTGCGGCAGGCGGGTGCCTTGTCCCTGCGCATTTCCACCGGAACGCGTCCCGCCGGGATGGGGGATGCCTTTGTCGGGCTGGCGGACGATTATTCGGCGATGCATTTCAATCCCGCGGGATTGGGACGCTATCCGATGAGCCCGGACTGGCTTACCTTCCCCCTGCCGAAGGGTGTGGGGCCTATCCGGCAGATTGCGCTATTGCGGAACAATGTGCCGGATATGAACTACCAGCGCTATGACGTTTGGGTGTTGGCGGGCGATAACCTGTTGCGAATGGAATGGGGCAAGTCCAAAAATACCGATTTTGCGCCCTCGGGCGACGGTCTGTGGAGCCGCGGCGTTTTGCACGAGGTGCAGGGAAGCGAAACCTTGGAAGGAATCGTTGCCCGGTGGGTGCGGGGCGGAACGGAAGGGGTTTCCCCGGAACGACTGGCGGAATTGGTTCGCAAGGTGGCGGAAGTGAACAACCGCTTCACCTATCCAGAACTGGTCGGGCTCAAGGATGGCGTGCTCTCGGCCCTGCCCCCCGATTTTGTCGATTCCGAGAAAGAAAAGCTGGCGGAAGCGTTCGACCGGCTGTTGGAACGCTTTGACAAAGCCCTAATCGTGCCGTCGGGTCTGGTGGCGCTTCGAACGGCCTCGAATCGGGCGCTTGAGGACCAGAGGATTTCCGTGGAGGAGGCCTCCGGCATTCTGGCGGCCTGCCGGAAAGCTTCGGCCAACGCGATGCCGGATCGGGTATTTTTGCCCTACAACCTTGCGTTCAAAGATTCCCTCGTCGCAGTTGCCGGCGATGAGCGGGTTTTGTGGGTGGCTACTAAAAGCGAAGTTTTCCGTTTTGACGGGGAGAGCTGGAATTCCTACGGCTCCGAACAGGGTCTGCCGGAAGGGCCGTTCCGCTATTTGGCCGTTTCTCCGGCCCGCACGGTCTGGCTGGCCAATTCCAAGGCCCTTTTTTCCCTTTCCGGAGGCCGCTGGACGATTTCTGACGCCGAGGGGGGATTCCCGGAAGGTGGATTCAAAAAGATGGTGTTTTCGGGCGAACGGGACGGCTGGGCCATTACCGACAACGACCTGTATTATTACGACGGAAAACGATGGAATAATCGTTATGAGATAACCGCCGGGGTTTCACCCGAACTGGAAAAACTGATCAGCCAATTTGTGCCGGGGCTCGATTCGACGCGCCTTGCCGAAGCTGTCGCGGAAGTCCGACGGTTGAATAATTTGGAGAATTCGGAATTGGCGACCGGTCAGAAAATCTATCTTCCGTACCGCCTTGCCTTTGCTACTCCGTTAACCGCCTTGGCCGTTGACCCTTCCAAGGTGCTCTGGGTTGGAACGGAAGCGGGGGTCTGGCGTTTTGCCGAAGGGGAGTTTGCCCGCTTCGGGTACCAGCGTTTTACGGTCACCCGGGAGAAAACCATCCTCGAGGTGGCCAAAAAATTCACCCGCGATTCCAACCCCCAGCGGTTGGCGCGCTGGATTGAACGGGTCAAAGCATATAACCGGCTGGCCACGGACGACGTTTTTCCCGAACAGAAGTTATGGCTGTATTCCGGGCCGGCCGGCAGCCGGATTACCACCCTATACGCAGGTTCTGATGCGGTCTGGATGGGGACGGAATTCGGCGTTTTGAAATTCAACAGCAAGGAGTTTGAGCGGTACGAACCGGCCGGGCTGGCGCGGGTGCCGACGGTGGACGCCCAGTTCAAAGGGGCGGACGGATTTTTCGCCACAGGCGAACAGGTCACCGTTTACGCCCGCCCCTGGCAGCAGGTCGGGTTGATGCATTCCAAATGGCTGCCGGAGCTGGCCGAGGACTTGTTTTTCGATGTCCCGGCCTATCTGCGGCATTTTTCAGGAGTCGGCACCTTCGGGTTGCAGGTCACCTTTCTTTCGCTCGGGCGGAATACCCGCATTGCCGAGACGGGGGATACGCTCGGTTATTTTGACAGCTTTGAGGGTTCCATCGGGGTCACCTACGGCACCCGCCTTTCGCAGTCGCTGACCGGAGGGGTGACCGGAAAGTTTATTTTAAGCAAACTGGCAAGTTCCGGCGCCGGGCGGGAAATCGGGAAGGGGCAGGGGACCTCGTTTGCCCTTGACCTGGGCCTTCTGTACAACACTCCTATAAAAAAGCTGACGTTTGGCGCCGCATTGACCAATATCGGGCCGAAACTGCAGTTTATAGACGCTTCGCAGGCGGACCCGCTGCCGCGCAACCTGGCAATCGGGTTTTCGTATAAACTTATTGAATCGGCCTACAACAAACTCACGCTTTTGGCGGATTTCAACCGAGATTTGGTCAGCCGGGACACCAGCGAGAGTTTTATGAAATCGGTGTTCGACGAGTCGATTGGGAATTTTGGACTGGAATACTGGTACGGGTCTTATTTCGCCGGCCGGATGGGATACGTGTACGACCCGGACGGACAGTTGAAATACATGACCTTGGGAACCAGCTTGCAGTACCGGAATTTTCGGTTTGACCTTGCCTATATCCCCTCCTCCAAAAACTTGGCCCTGGCCAATACGCTGCGGCTGGCCGTGGTTGGAAGGTTTTAGAGGAGTGCAAGCGAGCCGTTTTTTCCGGGCCAGCCGGTGGCTTTTCGGCACCGGCTGGTTTTTGCTCATTTTGTCCCCTGTGTGGGGGGCCCACTGGCCCGTAAAGAAAGTCAAACTCGAAAAGCGGGAACCGATTGCCGAACCCGGATTCAAAAGTGCGGTTTCAGCCAAAAACCTGCTCAAGCTTTCGCGGCCGAATCCTGGCGCGCTGCCTTATGCCAGACCTACCACGGCGGCGGCGGTCGAAACCTTAAAAATTCTGGCGTTGCGTGTGGAATTTCAACAGGAGATACCGGACGATCCAACCACCACCGGTTTGGGGGCGTTTGACCGGCGGACCCAACTGGAGTTCCTGACACAGGAAGGACACCTGGTTGACCCGGCCCCGCACGACAAGAAATATTTTGAAAGCCACATTCAGGCGCTGGACCGGTTTTATCAGGCCGTATCCAACGGAAAACTGAAGATAACGGGAGAAGTTTGGCCGCCGGCGGATGATTCGGCCTACCAGTTACCCGTGCCGCACGCCTATTACGGAAGCGGCGGGCCGTATGCCGATTCAGCCATAGTTATCCAAATTTCCCGTTTTTTCAAGGATGCCGTGCGCTTGGCGGATTCGATTTCCCCTCAGATTGATTTTTCCGCTTACCAGTCGTTGGTCATTTTCCACGCCGGCAGCAGCCGGCAGGATGATATTTTTGGCAATACGCCGAACGATTTTTTCACCGGGTTTTTGCGGCTGGGGGATTCCTTGCTTGTGGATAACGGCGGCACCGTCATCACGGAGGGGATGATTATGCCGGAGTCCCCGTCGCAGGACAACCGCGTGGTCGGGCTGAATGCGACGTTTGCCCACGAATTCGGGCACCAACTCGGGTTGGTGGACTTGTACAACACAGAAACCATCCTTACCCAGGTGGGGGATTTTTCGCTGATGGACAACAACGGGCAGGATGTGGCCGTGGAGCTTGATTTCCGGGACGACGGAGGGCGGATTGTTCTGGCCTCGGGGCTTCTGCCGGTTTATCCGGATGCTTGGTCGCGGGCGTTTTTGGGGTTTTTGGACACCTTGGCGGTCACCCGCGGACCGCTTAATCTCTCACTTTTGGCCGGGGAGTTGCCGCGAAGCGGCACCGAGGCGGTCAAAATTCCAATTTCCGAACAGGAATATTTTTTGGTTGAAAACCGGGCGGTGGATTTCGACTCCTTTTCTGGATCGGCGTTGAAGGTGGATCCGATTACCGGCGTAGTTTTGGGGCCGGCCCGGCCGGATGCGGACAGCTCGGTTTTCACCGCGGAGTATGACATTCTTTTGCCCGGCTCCGGAATCCTCATCTGGCATGTGGATGAGGCCGTTGCGCTGGAGGCGGGTTGCGCCGACGATTTGGGAAATTTGTACAGCCGGTTTGTCTGCAATACCGTCAATAACAACCCGGCGAGACGGTTTTTGGAATTGAAGGAAGCGGATGGCTTTGTCGATTTTGGCGGCAACTATTACACGGGCGCTTTTGGCTTTGCGGAGGATATGTATTGGGCGCCCAATAATACGTCCTTTACGCCCACATCCAATCCTTCCACGCGGAGTAAATTCGGGGGGCAGACGGGGATTTCTGTCACGGGCATCGGCCCGGCGGATACAGTGATGAGCCTCTCGGTATCCGCCGATTATCTTCTGCCAGGCTGGCCGCAATATGCCGCCCCCTTTTCACCCAAAGAACCGCCAGTTTTGGGGGATTTGAATGGGGATGGGTCGGAAGAGGTTTTGGCCATCTCCGGGCCGTTTCTTTTGGCTTGGAATCAGGATGGCTCAAAATTCATCCCCAACGAATTTGAAAGAAAGCGGCTGGCCTTTAACGGCGATACCATTTCTTTCCCATTTGCCGTGATCGGAGTGGACACCAACGCCGCCACCAATCCCAATGCGGCTTTTTCTTTTGGACCAGTGGGTGTGGATATCGACAACGATGGAACCACGGAGATTTTTGTTGGTTCTACCACCGGTGCCGTTTGGGGTTTTGCCTCGACCGATTCCGATAACGACAGCTTGGCGGATATTCTTCCGGGGTTTCCTCGATATTTACGAAACGGGAGCGTAACCTGTCTTCTCGCCGGACAGATCGACACCTTTACGAACCCGATTATCTTCGTCGGAACATCCTCTGGAAAGGGATTTCTGGTTTCAAACACCGGCATTCCACGGGACTCCGCCCAATTTAAGGGATCGGTTATCGGGGCGGCTTTGGATTCTTCTGGAAATCTTTTTGTCACCACCGATCGGAATGATTCGGTTTTTGTCCATAAAGGAATTGGTTCAGTAGCGGGTTGGCCAAAAGGATTTGCCGTCGACAGCGTTTCCGCACCGGCACTGACACAAGGGGACAGCGGGCTTTTAATAGCGTTTACGACTGGCGCAGGAGAACTATATCTTTTGGATGGGAACGGCAATACGGCATCCGGATTTCCCGTCAATTTGGGGACTACCGAATTACCCCAGCCGGTTTGGAGTCACAGCGCCACAACCGGGCAGCCGGTGATTGTACTTGCTTTTGACAATCAAATTGTCGCCTATCAGACCAATGGGTTTCTGGTTTCCGATTTCCCCAAA
Proteins encoded in this region:
- a CDS encoding DUF554 domain-containing protein, whose translation is MKGTLVNTATVLIGAAIGYFAGARLPERIRTILMQGLGLVTLVLGVRMILAAEGSNAVIKVAGALLLGGIAGELLKIEQGLEKVGDYLKNKMQSESATFVLGFVSASLLFCVGPMTIVGSIEDGVRGDASILYTKSIMDGVAAVALASSLGVGVFFSALTVLIIQGGLTLLGAQLSVLSGSAVINNLTSTGGAMILGISFKLLNIAAVRVGNFLPALVLVVLFSLWF
- a CDS encoding metalloregulator ArsR/SmtB family transcription factor, encoding MKARAEQTARRYAPVFKALSDPTRQKIVLMLEGKPRSVTEIVDFFNLSQPTISRHLAVLKNAGLVDADKKGQNVFYRLSEPNLKACCVGFFSSFACCQPVVDFVEQKNK
- the porU gene encoding type IX secretion system sortase PorU — protein: MGKRLTLLIITALAAGITQAAEYEDIEIVRADEKGILFEYKPANVRLELAEGFDSATTGKQTKKLGISNCARTAASGGYDLPVRVVLIGIPPDARPEVTALAGGEIEVAVSNPAKNGRPIDRENLMAMDNYDLNEERMGMESRVIPDRPFWIGNQRVLRLKLFPARYDEAAGVYRVAEKLQVEVRMNSLERFVSSSTSNSWEKVLRNGVLNYEQAKAFRGRPEASGKLAKAAAFSSPFGQSSNWVKVIFSENGIYRIDRNMLAAAGVSVTSIDPRTIRMFCQGGRALPAFNNIPRPQWHELTIEVAGEQDGIFDAGDQIRFYGWSAEGWDYDTLSGAFSFGKNNYTTAQVFWLTWGGTFAGSALRAGSQDVTPTGTSPVVTSFPARFHLESDRLLATDNLGEISDYYNWYGGKGTNQSYFFNLPEMVAGFDTVGVKHLSAGVSLRVNGVSAFPIGPSLGLTRFETGALKTGLNRVDLTLGTMGNGFSHFDFLEAQYSRTPAYSAPLFEFETPSSPGMVEFQIGGSPANFVLWDVTNRLVPAVLTGGVRDGSGVLSFDVDATAKRLFVLTSTADYKTPTLSWQRQPPVDLTVANTQGEFILIAPAAFRSALSGYAAHRASVSGLDVQQIDVEQIYNNFSGGLPDPVAVRDFLKFARENWSDPKPRFVLLAGDATYDFRNILGTGTVNFVPPFIVDQAFDASSNSDEGFLYFGNPGILDSADQFLDMTIARWPVKNVSELQIIADKIRNYEASPEYGNWRNRVTLVADDEFAGASQTQGFHTSQAEEMANRHLPFVFDRNKIYLFDYPFDGLRHKPEAEEAIVKAWNEGHLLIDYIGHGNPNVWAHERVFKREEDVPRLFNGGRLPLVYAASCEINTFVEPLAEGMGEDLMKNPNGGAVAVIAAVRVVFAGANTDLNNKVFDLLFASDSLSIGEAFYLAKLLRQPNTNDRRYLLFGDPAMHLARPAHNIRLSAPDSLSALEVSLVSGEITDTAGNVLTGFNGTVALSVFDGLRFKSHPLAGAPEIRVDYALPGNMIYRGEASVSAGSFQLQFVVPKDIGYGSRTGRISAYAWNNAGDAAGNRDSIPLSGSALASTDTAGPAIRLVTVGGASLKPGEPVSTGVTLRVLLEDSSGINITGDPAHTITAEFDFPSGISFDLTGIFRYEAGSFSRGEAAFTVPELPAGPHTLRIKAWDGANNSAVLEMPLEVVAAEKLKLAGVLNYPNPMKDMTNFCYTLSAAADEVVVEIFSLAGRAIRTIRSTATRAGYNFDTTWDGRDNDGDRVASGVYIYKIRARQASKETEEFGKLVVMR
- a CDS encoding PorV/PorQ family protein, with amino-acid sequence MKRVLFLGLVTTLSVLMETQTVWASLRQAGALSLRISTGTRPAGMGDAFVGLADDYSAMHFNPAGLGRYPMSPDWLTFPLPKGVGPIRQIALLRNNVPDMNYQRYDVWVLAGDNLLRMEWGKSKNTDFAPSGDGLWSRGVLHEVQGSETLEGIVARWVRGGTEGVSPERLAELVRKVAEVNNRFTYPELVGLKDGVLSALPPDFVDSEKEKLAEAFDRLLERFDKALIVPSGLVALRTASNRALEDQRISVEEASGILAACRKASANAMPDRVFLPYNLAFKDSLVAVAGDERVLWVATKSEVFRFDGESWNSYGSEQGLPEGPFRYLAVSPARTVWLANSKALFSLSGGRWTISDAEGGFPEGGFKKMVFSGERDGWAITDNDLYYYDGKRWNNRYEITAGVSPELEKLISQFVPGLDSTRLAEAVAEVRRLNNLENSELATGQKIYLPYRLAFATPLTALAVDPSKVLWVGTEAGVWRFAEGEFARFGYQRFTVTREKTILEVAKKFTRDSNPQRLARWIERVKAYNRLATDDVFPEQKLWLYSGPAGSRITTLYAGSDAVWMGTEFGVLKFNSKEFERYEPAGLARVPTVDAQFKGADGFFATGEQVTVYARPWQQVGLMHSKWLPELAEDLFFDVPAYLRHFSGVGTFGLQVTFLSLGRNTRIAETGDTLGYFDSFEGSIGVTYGTRLSQSLTGGVTGKFILSKLASSGAGREIGKGQGTSFALDLGLLYNTPIKKLTFGAALTNIGPKLQFIDASQADPLPRNLAIGFSYKLIESAYNKLTLLADFNRDLVSRDTSESFMKSVFDESIGNFGLEYWYGSYFAGRMGYVYDPDGQLKYMTLGTSLQYRNFRFDLAYIPSSKNLALANTLRLAVVGRF
- a CDS encoding T9SS type A sorting domain-containing protein, which gives rise to MQASRFFRASRWLFGTGWFLLILSPVWGAHWPVKKVKLEKREPIAEPGFKSAVSAKNLLKLSRPNPGALPYARPTTAAAVETLKILALRVEFQQEIPDDPTTTGLGAFDRRTQLEFLTQEGHLVDPAPHDKKYFESHIQALDRFYQAVSNGKLKITGEVWPPADDSAYQLPVPHAYYGSGGPYADSAIVIQISRFFKDAVRLADSISPQIDFSAYQSLVIFHAGSSRQDDIFGNTPNDFFTGFLRLGDSLLVDNGGTVITEGMIMPESPSQDNRVVGLNATFAHEFGHQLGLVDLYNTETILTQVGDFSLMDNNGQDVAVELDFRDDGGRIVLASGLLPVYPDAWSRAFLGFLDTLAVTRGPLNLSLLAGELPRSGTEAVKIPISEQEYFLVENRAVDFDSFSGSALKVDPITGVVLGPARPDADSSVFTAEYDILLPGSGILIWHVDEAVALEAGCADDLGNLYSRFVCNTVNNNPARRFLELKEADGFVDFGGNYYTGAFGFAEDMYWAPNNTSFTPTSNPSTRSKFGGQTGISVTGIGPADTVMSLSVSADYLLPGWPQYAAPFSPKEPPVLGDLNGDGSEEVLAISGPFLLAWNQDGSKFIPNEFERKRLAFNGDTISFPFAVIGVDTNAATNPNAAFSFGPVGVDIDNDGTTEIFVGSTTGAVWGFASTDSDNDSLADILPGFPRYLRNGSVTCLLAGQIDTFTNPIIFVGTSSGKGFLVSNTGIPRDSAQFKGSVIGAALDSSGNLFVTTDRNDSVFVHKGIGSVAGWPKGFAVDSVSAPALTQGDSGLLIAFTTGAGELYLLDGNGNTASGFPVNLGTTELPQPVWSHSATTGQPVIVLAFDNQIVAYQTNGFLVSDFPKSVDRQRPISGNVPLLTNLSLRENGLDMLCGLPWGNLYFPGTLEREAAFVLGTGAGMDALPAVTKNGKIFARDVSGFVYGYNVPGFGFDSLAWRQARHNFSGSNFMPNVLLSGPGGGALVAGKSFYNYPNPVLGGMTALRYRLNSPGTATLSVYDMAGNRIKEPQSVPAEAGNDNEVQLDCSGFAAGVYLCRLEVNAAGKNEVVFCKVAVVK